In one Enterobacteriaceae endosymbiont of Donacia thalassina genomic region, the following are encoded:
- the rpmA gene encoding 50S ribosomal protein L27: protein MAHKKAGGSSRNGRDSHSKRLGIKCFGGEKVKPGYILIRQRGNKFHAGDNVGCGKDHTLFSKINGIVKFTKKGIKKKKYINIIII, encoded by the coding sequence ATGGCACATAAAAAAGCTGGAGGATCTTCTAGAAATGGTAGAGATTCACATTCGAAAAGACTAGGTATAAAATGTTTTGGAGGAGAAAAAGTTAAACCAGGATATATTCTTATAAGACAAAGAGGTAATAAATTTCATGCAGGAGATAATGTAGGATGTGGTAAAGATCATACTTTGTTTTCAAAAATTAATGGGATTGTTAAATTTACTAAAAAAGGAATTAAAAAAAAAAAATATATTAATATTATAATTATATAA